The Dreissena polymorpha isolate Duluth1 chromosome 8, UMN_Dpol_1.0, whole genome shotgun sequence genome includes the window TTCATTTAAACAAGACAATGCCAATTTGTTCGACGTTTAACGTCCTCGGACAGAGTGTTTACGGATTGAAGTGTTTTCGGATTGATGTGTTTTCGGATTGATGTGTTTTCAGATTGATGTGTTTTCAGATTGATGTGTTTTCGGTATATGTGTTTTTATCCGATTGGATCAGAATTATGAAGTCAATAATATGTAACTGTGCAACTTATCACTCTTCACATAGCAGTTCAACTAATTGTGCAACTAATATACTCACAAActacaattaaaataatgtgtgaataatatacattcattatacagtttaaataacttgtttcttatGAACTTACACAGTACAGTTCAAATAGTGTGCACGTGATTAACTCATACTAAAGGATTAAACAAATGCGTAAGGTATACAGCAAGAGAGGACTTTTAAAATCATTCACAACTAATGAAATAAGACTGTAAAGCAAACACGTATCAATTTAACCGTTTAAGTTCTGTATGACCGATGTTTCTCAATAAGAAGATGTCCTATTTAATCATATTAACTgtattttttaaccctttgcaatGGCAAACCACTTGTGAACGACAACTGTTTGTCAATCCCTTAGTTCGGCGGATATCTGCCTGGTTggaatttttaaacataaatcacATCATTCACATGAACGCTTATAAGGAATACACTCTCTAGGCTTAATGCTGctgattatatatatttaacgaAACCATTTATATGGACTAAActgtttgttttgcttttaacTAATTAATTATCTGGTTTAACACAATTCAACGGGACTCGAAACATATAATCAAATTCGTTAGGTGTACGGTTGTTCCTTATTAACTTTTATCTGTCCTGAGCACTATGTGACTAGCAGTTGCCACATTTAGACATTTCACAATTTCAGTTTCTTATCTAGTTTTGGCAGTCACGCCGTGACAGAGATTCACGAAGCCCCCATTCCTTAACTGACGCTTTAATATGGTAGACAATGAATGGTATATCTAATAATTACACtgaggggtaatcacgtgacaaacaagatggcgacgtccataccgagacaggtattttttcgCCGTTGTAAACCCTTGTATTGATTGTTTGAATTCCGCACAGCGTATTGATACcgtatcagcaagaaagtgattatcatatttatttcgtattaatatattcgctctttatctcgaatTTACTCGCTGCGAATTGTATTAGCGGGAGCAGTTattttgtgacccgctaagaaatttcgcagcgagtaaagtcgcgATAAAGAGCGAATATAAATACGATATATATAAACGGTTATCACTTCTTTCTTGCCGGTTATAGCTTGAAAGTTACCGGcatgtttacaatttataaaagtaataaagggtatacaacgacaacaaatgcttgcctcggcatggacgtcgccatcttgtttatcACGTCTGCAAGTTGAATAGCATTGGTTGCAGTGTAAACAGTTGAACACTATATGTTTTTTAGACAAATTACCATTGAATTGAGATAAGTGTATTTGCAACATTATCTGTTTTACCTCCTTAATGTGCACATAAGatgatattaaatgaaaaattaatagCCGTTTTGCTATACATGAAGCTGATTAACTGTGTATGTaaacatatgtatatgtatgcaaaCATACAAGTAATGTAAATATTAAGTATTTCATGCGATTTCCATATGACATGCAAATTGCATACTTGaataattaaaagaaagtatTAGAGTCAGTTAGGGATTCATGTAGAGGTCAGAAaaccgttttttttaaatttcgaaGACATATGGAGATGGCAAAATGGCAAGGTATTTGAATTCGGGTTATGACTTAATGTGTAAATAACTGATTTTCTTATCTAAACTCGGGGCATTCAAAGAAAGGAATGTCATGAGTGTTTGCAAGCTGAGGAAGAACCATTTACTAGGTAAGATCTGGATATATTATAGTGTTAATTACTAAAAAGGTCAGTAAGTCGAGTGTGAAGAATATTTTACTTCTCTAATTCCAATATAATGGTATTTATGAAAGTATATTGTAAATACAATGATATTCGTCAAATGCGATTTATAAAGCACTTAATGCGCAGAAAGTACTTTATGATATCATCGCAATAAAGAGAATATTGTGTGACTCCTTTTACAAAGCCATTCCAAAACAGGTTCATTGTATATGTAGCCAAAGGATTTATTCCAAGTTGTTTTTGTCATATATTACATCAAACAAATTTGATATGCATACGTACGTTATATTTACAAGGAAGCAACATGTATTTTGGAATAAATGACATACACTCAAGGATAATTATAGTAGTATGCGTTTTAAGAAATTACACAAAATTAAGAGAAATTATAGTAGTACGTGTTTAAATAGGTGTGTACTAAAATATCACTTTTGACATGATATGCATTGTGGCGTTGCTTACTTAAAGATTCGATTAGTATGGGTGGCTTAATATAGCATTTATATAAATGCATCATGTGTAAGACATCTATACAGAAATACTTGCATCGCCTTTGCAGTATTTTGGAACTTTTAAATCATGCCTAAAAACAAAAGGTGTTTAATAAGGATTGTGGGCGGTCAGTGTTTATCAGACTTTGGCAAGACGCAAATCTGCAAAAACTctgtttaaaatacaaacatttaaaacaagtataatgtgccgtgcttattaatctctgaaagcgttttattaaaaaaagacgCATGAGGGCTGGTTTTTCATATATGTACATATTACTTTAGTAAATAAATCCCCGTTTCGTACACAAGTCTTTAACTGTGCCGAAGCACTCATGCTTAATTAACTTACTATACAAAAGTGACAAGAATTATGAATAGCAGCTGAAATGTCcagttacatgtatttaaatgtctATGAAcgattttcaattaagttgtgtGATGTTGTTCCGTCGGTGGATGGAGTctccggagtacccggaggagaCCCCAACTGTCCGGTGTGGTAACCACTTACCCAAACCACGTGCTTCCGGGAACGGGGCTTGAATCCGGGTCGCCTATGTGAGAAACGTGtgaaccaaccactgcgctaacgaGACATCCCTCTTAAAAGGTTGTATATGGCATTTAATATACGTTATCATCGCGTTGTTTGATTATGATGGCAGTCTTTTATCTTGTCCTTATCAAACAGGCAGAAAAttcaattcaatgaaattttaaaacaaagtaaGAGAAGAGAAAAACAACGATTTTGGAATAAAAGTaatatactaagtttaaaggcagtaaggattaaatattacttttgaaTGACTATGGCatcaatgataaaatattaacaaaaaatacaaataaaatataatctacTTATTCACATAGTATAAGTGACTGAACGTGTTACGTAGACTGATGTAAAAAACTATTAAGTCACTACGTGGTATTCACATAagcagtgtgtgtgtgtgcgttaaAATCGTATTTTGTTGAATGAACAATTGATAAATTGACATCAATCTTTGCCAGCATGTTAAAACGTGTTAAAATAACTTGTGATACATTTTGATTTAGATGTTTTTCCCACACCTATTTAAATTCtgatcaattaaaataaacatgccTCGTGCGTTTTTTAATATGTATACAGGTCTACATTTTTTAGACTTATATTAGTCCCTCAAAATAAACTGAAACCGTATCAAAACTTAAGGTAGGCAACTTCTTTTCATAGCAACATAGTACGGTATAGTTTCTATTGGAATCATTTTCATGGCGCTTTAAGATAAAATGATAAAAGGTATGCGGATGTAGCAAATCTACATAAAGCATTATATAATAATTTCTGACGTGATACATGGTTTGTTTTCGATGTTGCTAAATAAGTATATTTCATATATGTTATTCTTCAATATTTATGAGCTTAACAAAATATTGTGAAAGTAGTTTTGGAGAATGTTTAAAACGAGTTCCTAAAGGTGCTTTTGTAAACTGTTTATACAATGTAATACCAATCAGGTCTATTTCTAGAACCAAAAAATAGATTTGTCAATTATAATGTCGAAAACTTCCGTTGGCTATTTTTCCAAACacttataaaatttaaaaaatggtatTGTATATTAATTCAATATTTGAAAGTACCTGACTGCATCAATTTATTTATGGTAAACAAGTGCGATATATTATTgcatttacaaaatatgtaaacCAGACACAAATAACTCAAACATTCACAAACATTCGCAATATAATAAAGTGTTGTAGCGACATTGATGGTTTCAATGAACTAAAGCTTGTGTAATCAGGTTGCATTGAAATCGTATGTTTTAGTATGCATTTACCAAGCGTTTTATACATTTTATCTATCatcattttaaagtttatatatcTTCATCATTCTGACTATCGGCCTATACACCACCTTCAGTCCTCGATATAAGTATTGATTATCCTGATTATCGCCATCAACATCACAATAATCAGTCACCAGATAAGTTTCAAATTTTCCGTCTAATATTTGGAATCTATCCACTGTAACATTCTTCCGCGTCTCCAGTTCCTGTTGGATGGCAGTATATTCCTCAAGTGGAAATTATTTCGATAGTTAAGAACTATAAAGAACAACACAATTTCAGATTACTTCCAACTTTCTGAGTACATGTAGAAAGTGTGTCCACCAATTCAAGAACTTTGGATGGAAGCAAAGCATTTACAAActatttaaatacttcaatgattTAGGTTGCTCTAGCTGTCTAGTTGTCTTATATAGTGTAAGCGTTTCCAGTTGTGTGAGTGATGCTAATGACTTCGACTACGGCTATTCATGATGCACATTGAATCCTCTCTGAACAATACCCATATACCTGATATTCAAACCATGCAAAGCCTTTCACAGACCAGTACTGCCATACACTCACTTAATACTAAGTgtttccagctgtgtgagcgatgctTGTGACTGCGACAACAACTCTTCATGATCTACGTTGAAACCTCTCTGATCAATACTCAGACTCTGGATATTCAAATCATGCAGAGCCTTCCACAGACCAATACTGCCATACACAGGTCTGGTGAAAATAAAAGTTTGATAGTTTAGCCTTGGAGCAActataaatttttattaaaaaaaaataattataatttagaGCAGAAAAAGATTTTAGAACATAATCGATTTTTAGATGCAAACACATATTGTACGTTATTAAAGGGATGGAAAAAGTTTTGCAAGTCAGATAAATTAAAGACTGATGTTTTTTGTTGATACTTTAAATCCAATAATGATCCAAATACACATTTTTATCAGCCAGATGACGACATTCTGTATTTTAGTGACTCTATTCCTTTATCAACTGCAAACGTTGCGAGAGTTCCGAGGTCCAAATTCTAAAAACAACTGTGTTGGCTTTAGTGACCCAAAGACTTAAGCTGAAATCCTAAACTCACATTTCAGCAGCGTCTTCACTGACGAAGACCTAACGAACACCCCATCTATTGACAATACCCAACAGAAGTAATCCTTCGACATCAATGAAAATGGTATAAGAAAGCTTCTGCTAGACCTAAACCCCAACAAGGCACAAGGACCAGCCAGGCTGCCACCAAGATTCCTCAAGGAATTTGCCAATAAGATTGCTTGTGTACTAACCCTAGTGTTACAAGCCTCCCTCACGCAAGGTCGAGTACCCGACGACTGAAAGCACGCTATGGTGATTCCAATTTTCAAGACGCGATATCGCACAGCTGCTGTAAACTACATGCCAATATCACCTACCTCTGTCTGTTGCAAGACCATAAAGCATGCCATCAACAGTCAGGTTATAAAACACCTGGAGCGCCATGGTATCCTCACTGACAGTCAGCATGGTTTCAGGAAAAGACGTTCCTGCGAAAGCCAGCTTGTACTCACAATACAAGACATTGCCTCGTGCTTAAAAAACGGTGACCAGATTGATGCTGTGCTACTTGATTTTAGCAAAGCGTTCGACAATTTACCCCACAAGCGACTCTCCATTAAGCTGGACCACTATAGGATCCGCAATTAACTGCTGAACTGGATCAATAGTTTCCTAGCAACAAACGCCAGGAAGTCATTGTCAAAGGTCACACCTCATCTTCTGCACCTGTCACATCAGGGGTCCCCACGGGCTCTGTCCTGGGTCCCCTACTCTTTCTAGTGTATATAAATGACATCCCAGGAAAACTTGCCTTCACCACACGCCTCTTTGCAGATGATAGTATACTGTATCGAAAGATCAGAACAACTGAAGAAGAAAAAATCCTACAAGAGGATCTGAAAACACTGGAACAGTGGAAGAAAGACTGGCAGATGCAATTTAACCCATCCGAATGTGAAACCATCCATTTTACTAAAAACCGGCATCCATTCCATAGGACCTACTAGCTTCATGACCACCAACTTGTCAATGTCACAGTCAATTGGGAAGTATATAGAGGTCACATTGCATGAAAAACTGCTCTGGAACAGTCATGTTGGTCTCCAAAGAGCCAACAACTCCCTTTCCTTCCTGAGAAAAAATATCAGCAATTATCCGACTGATGTGAAGGACTAATGCTACAAGGCCCTAGTGCGCATAGTCTTGGAATACGCATCTACAGAATGGGACCCGTATAAAGCGGCAAATATATCTCAGTACATCGCAGAACTGCCAGATTCTTCAAGGGAGACTACAGAACGACACACAGCGCAAGCGAAATGATCACCTCCCCGTGATGGCAATCCCTGCAAACCCGGCGTACTAAATTCCAGACTGGTACTTATATACATGATAAACCACTACCTGGTAGAAATACAAGCAAACCTGTATCTCTACTGAGAGGGAGAAATATATGCGACCTCGTCTCATTCTGTCAAACAGATCTTTACAGACACTCCATCTTCCCAGCAGCCATCAGACTCCAACTGGAATTAGCTGCCGGCAGCAGTGTCCACTGCCAGGTCCTTGGACAGCTTCAATGCAGGCCTGGTCACTCTGCATAAGATCACAAGCACAGTTGTATTTCTGGTTTTCTGGTTTTATATCTCACTTTGTTATATTACCTCACAACGACCTTGTACAGTCACACTGCGTCGATGCTCTAGATGAGCCCTGCTCTTTATGGGAAGAAGAAGATCAGAGATACAAATAATTATCACACCATTATTTTTTGTGGAGTCttttattttaaagtgatattaaagtgtgcatttttcattgttgaattttgctgaaaaaaataaacaggtcaaaagagttatttaaaatgtggtaactgaccaattatctataactcatcttgctaccagttgtttgattcggaaaacaaaattatgtgtatttgtcgtatgaacgaatctgtactaaaactacatttagattcacattgaaCATCGAATAATTTTTGTCGTCAGTGGTCAAAACGAAAGAAcgattgatatttaaatgcatatttttttctttttcctggatattgttttagtatgttgatgctgcattaacaaaaataaatgtatatgaagtaaaaactccaaaaataaacaacggttgagatagacacctataaacataacATATACTGTTAGTAAATAACAATACGTAATTTTTTTCAAACACTTCTCTCATTTCGATCGACTGTTATGTACTATACCGTTTACCAACAAGTCCCTGTACATTAAACATATTAAGTCTAATCTCCGTGTTCTCTCCCGTCTGTCTTATTCATGGTCCAATTCATCGCGCTCGACTGCGTGCTGTGACCGATTGCTATTAATAGCAgctcaatttaaattttatttaacactGTGTATTTCTGCTCAATTTACCACGGTTACTGTTAAACTGTAGATGAATAATTCGCTTTTGGCGTTTGTCGTTGCGAACTTTTTGTGATAATTTCACTCGTTATTGATGTCCTTCTATTGGATTTACCACCGCTTTTCGGTAAGTAGCCGTTATCGTTATTCATGTTTTATGGAAACGGTGTCGATTTTATTGCCTACATTCCATGCGAATTGTGTCTGTCTGCCACTTTTTAGCAACGGTTCATTGCATTGTCTATGCTCCTTATCTCATCAAATTATGGTCatcattttaattagtttaaaccgaTTTagttagctcgattgcatcgaaagcctcaggcttattgaaacactctcgagttaTGATTGACATCGTGATCCAATCTAAAAAAATATAGTACCAACAAAACGGCATCACCAGTCGTTCTTTTGTCTATATGTTCACAATGTTCGTCTTTTTTGGAGTTTATTTACACATGAAAGCATTTGCTTACAATAAAGTTACTCTATAAATTGCATGGCTGTACGAGGATTTTTTACGGACGGAAAATACAGAGGGAAAACATTTCCTTTCCAAACTGTGTATCAATACAagcttataaaatgtataaatcaatgtataaacaaacatgttagtTGACAGAAAATAAGCATATACGTCTTTGAAGCGCGTTCTATTGGATCTGTGTCCATGTTATTATGTGTACTTtttaaaaaaattgctttttcaaaaaatgctaaaatcatttttatatttgggAATAGGATTATACTTAATCTTAATAGCTATGAAACCAGTAGATTTGTGTTATCAAATTGAGTCTTTAAGTGTTTACTGTGATATGAGATGAACACCAGGAAGTGGAGGTAGATGTTTATGAAAGCGAtgatgttgatattaaaaatattgacgaaaatgaaaataattgttgaTGGTTATTGATGCTAGTTtgacaatgtttataacaattaaaatggTGATTTCGGtgattttattataattgataGGATGAGAATATTGATGGAAATGCGTCCGATGAGACTGCTGCTAATGCAGCTGATGCAGCTGATACttatgatgttgatgttgatgatgacattatgatgatgattatgattattatgatgataattatgatgattatgaagagtaagaagaagaataataagaagaagatgatgatgattgagatgatgatgatggtgatgatgatgatgctgctgatgatgatgatgatgttgttgttgatgatgatgatgatgatgatggtggtggtgatggtggtgatgataatgatgatgttaatgctgctgatgatgacgatgatgatgctgctgctgcttatgttgatggtgatgatgatagcGATAGACCGCTGTCAGGgttatgcaatatatacaatctaCATAGGAGCCTgcagcgccgttaaatgtcgcatcgccgttacatgtcgcaggctacgagatttgtcgcaacgttgactataaatgtcgcaaggaacgatatgTGTCGCAAATCCTATTGCCGATATGTGTCGCAACTTttacgataaatgtcgcacaccttaaGGCATTGTAGgtcatgtataaataaaaagttgatgacattatttttgactcgagtagccagttgttgattGATCGGTGCTTAATGGGCTTCATTTATCAAGATTTGCCAAGtttgtaagatgtgataaa containing:
- the LOC127842301 gene encoding uncharacterized protein LOC127842301 → MVIPIFKTRYRTAAVNYMPISPTSVCCKTIKHAINSQVIKHLERHGILTDSQHGFRKRRSCESQLVLTIQDIASCLKNGDQIDAVLLDFSKAFDNLPHKRLSIKLDHYRIRN